A window of the Ogataea parapolymorpha DL-1 chromosome V, whole genome shotgun sequence genome harbors these coding sequences:
- a CDS encoding nucleotide kinase/nuclear protein involved oxidative stress response encodes MPRKLPNIIITGTPGCGKTSHAEALCEQVNGLRHINVSEYAKTKGCIDGYDKERDSAIVDEDKLLDLLEPEAAKGGLVIDWHCCEVFPERWIDLVVVLRCNNTLLYDRLAKRGYKEGKIRENIEVEIMEVLLTEARDNYDEHIVIELHSENVDSLDENVARLAQWVSNWVDDHPEGVDTEL; translated from the coding sequence ATGCCTCGAAAACTGCCCAATATCATCATCACAGGGACACCTGGCTGCGGCAAAACGTCACACGCAGAGGCGCTGTGCGAGCAGGTGAACGGCCTGAGACATATAAATGTCAGCGAGTACGCCAAGACAAAGGGCTGCATCGACGGCTACGACAAGGAGAGAGACTCTGCTattgttgacgaggacaagctgctggacttgCTGGAGCCCGAGGCTGCCAAGGGTGGACTTGTGATTGACTGGCACTGCTGCGAGGTTTTTCCTGAGCGCTGGATTGACCTCGTTGTGGTACTGCGATGCAACAATACCCTGTTGTACGACAGACTGGCCAAGAGAGGGTACAAGGAGGGCAAAATCCGCGAAAATATCGAGGTGGAAATCATGGAGGTGCTTCTCACAGAGGCCAGAGACAACTACGACGAGCACATCGTGATAGAGTTGCACAGCGAGAACGTCGACtcgctggacgagaacgtGGCGAGACTGGCACAGTGGGTTTCGAACTGGGTCGACGACCATCCTGAGGGCGTCGACACGGAGCTGTGA
- a CDS encoding putative transcriptional regulatory protein produces MTEFIELSLSQTGPSSVDRKGHRRSKNGCMTCKIRKKRCDEQRPSCGACIRLKKECKYVSEEMTKEEVQRLRRECKILEAERKCRRRKPQQPRPKIESVAEPLGGNKIVFNPLSVMSTVSGPHAAAVSVWNAFDDTEQLEVKQNDEPGQLVSAQFSPSSFAANFSPNFAKFLNDLPLDEGRRSPAGGSITPLQLETPPSVASPLYASPSIVTNSPLASLSSVGKQLYEYYRDNLCHVVSVVRKNENMYLRTFLPMAHMDKSVLYGILAWSAFHLGGSRMEQQGQYYINRAIEVIGERPLLPNESRENYRALTEELEDEELVTKETDEFDDSMAMSKLNFSDMINLRLAALMILCGVEICKGDVSKWAKYLHYGASLIKKKGGIRFFNGCKDEHFLVTNYAYHDMMSAAIVEDRQLHFALEEYEDMWIASNRIRFLDPLHGLSSPVFKILAEINQLAVKTRQTLKHYHDHEVPLSEDCGGAQKRPQRMAEVYDKIMHECYALDSKLNEASPNYILMNDMDPSDFELQLTMFEAFQLAAKIHLRQSVLRMNPGSMEMQYLVDQLTASLDILVGTRLEACICFPVFIAGMNCVYADREQMEARIDDVVKRYRWKNIVRCRLVMREVWKANSNGERWVDWYEIVRRLGWDLSFA; encoded by the coding sequence ATGACAGAGTTTATAGAGCTTAGTCTGTCACAGACAGGGCCCAGCTCTGTGGATAGAAAGGGCCACAGAAGGTCGAAAAATGGGTGCATGACGTGCAAGATCCGCAAGAAACGGTGCGACGAACAAAGGCCCAGCTGTGGGGCGTGTATCCGGCTCAAAAAGGAGTGCAAGTACGTGAGCGAGGAGATGACGAAGGAAGAGGTGCAGCGGCTGCGGCGGGAGTGCAAGATCTTGGAAGCCGAGCGCAAATGTCGCCGTCGCAAGCCGCAACAGCCTAGACCTAAAATAGAGTCTGTGGCCGAGCCCTTGGGCGGAAACAAAATCGTTTTCAACCCGTTGTCGGTGATGAGCACCGTTTCCGGCCCGCACGCGGCGGCCGTTTCCGTGTGGAACGCATTTGACGACACAGAACAGCTCGAAGTGAAGCAAAATGACGAGCCGGGTCAATTGGTGAGTGCGCAGTTTAGCCCGTCCTCGTTCGCGGCCAATTTCTCGCCGAATTTCGCCAAGTTCCTCAACGATCTGCCCCTGGACGAAGGCCGACGGTCGCCTGCTGGTGGTAGCATCACACCGTTGCAGCTGGAGACCCCTCCATCCGTGGCGAGCCCGCTGTACGCGAGCCCGTCGATCGTGACAAACTCGCCGCTCGCATCGCTGTCCAGCGTCGGCAAGCAGCTGTACGAGTACTACCGCGACAACCTGTGTCACGTGGTGTCGGTGGTGCGCAAGAACGAGAACATGTATCTGCGGACGTTTCTGCCCATGGCACACATGGACAAGAGCGTTCTATATGGGATACTGGCCTGGAGCGCGTTCCATCTGGGCGGCAGCAGGATGGAGCAACAGGGACAGTACTATATCAACCGGGCGATCGAGGTGATTGGCGAGCGGCCGCTGCTGCCGAACGAGTCGCGCGAAAATTACAGGGCTCTAacagaggagctggaggacgaagagctgGTGACCAAGGAGACggacgagtttgacgactcTATGGCCATGTCGAAgctgaatttttcagacatGATCAATTTGCGGCTGGCTGCGCTGATGATCCTATGCGGGGTGGAAATTTGCAAGGGCGACGTGAGCAAATGGGCCAAGTACCTGCACTACGGCGCGAGTCtgatcaagaaaaaggGCGGAATCCGGTTTTTCAACGGGTGCAAGGATGAACATTTTCTGGTGACCAACTACGCGTACCACGACATGATGTCTGCGGCGATTGTGGAAGATCGCCAGCTGCACTTTGCGCTCGAGGAATACGAGGATATGTGGATAGCCTCGAACCGGATCCGGTTTCTGGACCCGTTGCACGGGCTATCGTCACCGGTGTTTAAGATACTGGCGGAGATCAACCAGCTGGCGGTGAAAACACGGCAGACGCTAAAACACTATCACGACCACGAGGTGCCGCTGAGCGAGGACTGCGGAGGCGCGCAAAAACGGCCGCAGCGCATGGCAGAGGTCTACGACAAAATCATGCACGAGTGCTACGCTCTGGACTCCAAATTGAACGAGGCTTCGCCAAACTATATACTGATGAACGACATGGACCCGTCGGACTTCGAGCTGCAGCTGACCATGTTCGAGGCGTTCCAGCTGGCAGCCAAGATCCACCTGCGGCAATCGGTGCTGCGCATGAATCCCGGGTCGATGGAAATGCAGTACCTGGTGGACCAATTGACGGCGTCGCTGGACATCCTGGTGGGGACGCGGCTGGAGGCGTGCATCTGCTTCCCGGTGTTCATAGCCGGGATGAACTGTGTTTACGCGGACCGCGAGCAGATGGAGGCACGCATCGACGACGTGGTGAAACGATACCGGTGGAAGAACATTGTGCGGTGTCGGCTGGTGATGAGAGAGGTGTGGAAGGCGAACTCGAACGGGGAGCGGTGGGTCGATTGGTACGAGATTGTGCGCCGACTGGGCTGGGACTTGAGTTTTGCCTGA
- a CDS encoding Protein UPS1: protein MVLYFHNSHTFPHTFETATLAYFNRYPNPYASHVLSIDTIDRHIDAEGRLHQTKLIVKTGRLPKWVKPFLGKTSTSWIIERTVVDPSSQTMQTYTRNLDHTKIIQIQEYNQYTFDRELNQTTNNTTVTFSSGFQGLGIKNRIERWSQSKFDENLKKSRQGLRYVMDSIRDRLHLLQKA from the coding sequence ATGGTTCTCTACTTCCACAACTCTCACACGTTCCCGCACACCTTTGAGACTGCGACGCTGGCGTATTTCAACCGCTATCCGAACCCGTACGCGTCGCACGTGCTCTCCATCGACACAATCGACCGCCACATCGACGCCGAAGGCCGTCTCCACCAGACCAAGCTCATCGTGAAGACCGGCCGGCTGCCCAAGTGGGTCAAGCCGTTTCTAGGCAAGACCTCCACGTCCTGGATCATCGAGCGCACCGTCGTCGACCCAAGCAGCCAGACAATGCAAACGTACACCCGCAACCTCGACCACACTAAAATCATCCAGATCCAGGAGTACAACCAGTATACCTTTGACCGCGAGCTGAACCAGACCACAAACAACACCACGGTCACATTTTCGTCTGGGTTCCAGGGCCTCGGCATCAAGAACCGCATCGAACGGTGGTCGCAGTCGAAATTCGAcgagaatttgaaaaagtcTCGCCAGGGTCTGCGCTACGTGATGGACTCTATCAGGGATAGACTCCATCTCCTGCAAAAAGCATGA